The following proteins are encoded in a genomic region of Candidatus Methylospira mobilis:
- a CDS encoding NADPH-dependent FMN reductase, translating to MKFAIISGSHRPESQSGKVARYLAKRLKELDASFSSHVLDLGKTPLPLWDESIWQGNSDLADQWKPISAELAASDAIIVISPEWAGMAPAALKNFMLYVCDGCVYHKPGLLVGVSSARNGAYPIAELRSSSYKNTHLQYISEHVIIRFVNDVLNLEDPESEEDALLRKRIDYSLNVLAEYGKALRLVRASGVLNHKEFPYGM from the coding sequence ATGAAATTTGCCATCATTTCCGGCAGCCACCGGCCGGAATCGCAATCGGGCAAGGTTGCCCGCTATCTCGCAAAGCGATTGAAGGAACTCGACGCTTCTTTTTCCTCTCATGTGCTTGACCTGGGAAAAACGCCGCTGCCTTTATGGGACGAAAGTATCTGGCAAGGCAATTCGGATCTCGCCGACCAGTGGAAACCGATTTCAGCGGAGCTTGCCGCCAGCGACGCCATAATCGTCATCTCGCCGGAATGGGCCGGGATGGCGCCTGCCGCGCTGAAAAACTTCATGCTGTATGTGTGCGACGGCTGCGTTTACCATAAGCCAGGACTGCTTGTCGGCGTATCGTCTGCACGTAACGGCGCTTACCCTATTGCAGAGTTGCGTAGCAGCAGCTACAAAAATACCCATCTGCAATATATTTCCGAACACGTCATCATTCGTTTCGTCAACGATGTTTTGAACCTTGAAGACCCTGAATCCGAAGAAGATGCGCTGCTGCGCAAGCGCATCGATTACAGTCTGAACGTTCTGGCGGAGTATGGAAAGGCTTTAAGACTGGTGCGCGCCAGCGGTGTATTGAACCACAAGGAGTTTCCATATGGCATGTAA
- a CDS encoding AmpG family muropeptide MFS transporter, translating into MTSASEPAAVWYRIYFTRRILGAFFTGFYGGLPLLLTGSVLQAWLKQEGVDLATIGLYALVGLPYTLKFLWAPVFDRYRIRHYGRRRGWLILTQAALALALALLAFSQPALHPILLAGLALLVTFFSASQDTLIDAWRRESLSDYEQGLGASFYVNGYRLGMLLASGGGLILADLWGFTFVYLLMAAVMLSGAMVSLILPEPEEAGHRPKRFAAAVIQPFIQFFERQDAWWILLFILLYKMGDTIAGQMSTPFYLDMGYSKTEIGAIVKLFGFWATLIGGFVGGTLILRVGIYRALWQFGILQAFSTAAFAALTQIPPQLPALGAVICFENLSAGMGTAAFVGFMASQTDRRFTATQYALLSSLMGVPRVLIAAPSGWMASSLGWWWFFLGCSLLAIPGLLLLIRFRNWLR; encoded by the coding sequence ATGACGTCAGCCTCTGAACCGGCGGCGGTCTGGTACCGGATTTACTTCACGCGCCGCATATTGGGGGCTTTTTTTACCGGCTTTTATGGCGGATTGCCGCTGTTGCTGACCGGTTCGGTGCTGCAGGCCTGGCTTAAGCAGGAAGGCGTCGATTTGGCGACAATAGGGCTCTATGCCCTGGTCGGTCTGCCGTATACGTTGAAATTCCTATGGGCTCCGGTATTTGACCGCTATCGCATCAGGCATTACGGCAGACGCAGGGGGTGGCTGATCCTGACTCAGGCGGCGCTGGCGCTGGCGCTGGCGCTGCTGGCGTTCAGCCAGCCGGCCCTGCACCCCATTCTGCTGGCGGGACTGGCGTTGCTGGTGACTTTTTTTTCCGCTTCCCAGGATACATTGATCGATGCCTGGCGGCGTGAAAGCCTGAGCGATTACGAACAAGGTTTGGGCGCTTCCTTTTACGTCAACGGTTATCGTTTAGGTATGCTGCTGGCTTCAGGCGGCGGGTTGATTCTGGCCGATTTGTGGGGGTTTACTTTTGTTTATCTACTGATGGCGGCGGTGATGCTAAGCGGAGCCATGGTCAGCCTGATCCTACCCGAACCGGAAGAGGCGGGGCATCGCCCGAAGCGCTTTGCCGCGGCGGTGATCCAGCCGTTCATCCAGTTTTTTGAACGGCAGGACGCCTGGTGGATTCTACTGTTTATCCTGTTGTACAAAATGGGAGACACCATAGCCGGACAGATGTCGACGCCGTTTTATCTGGATATGGGCTATAGTAAAACCGAAATCGGCGCGATAGTGAAACTGTTCGGGTTCTGGGCGACGCTGATCGGCGGCTTTGTCGGCGGTACGCTGATACTGCGCGTGGGCATCTACCGCGCATTATGGCAGTTCGGCATATTGCAGGCGTTTTCCACCGCGGCATTCGCCGCGCTGACGCAAATACCGCCGCAACTTCCGGCCCTGGGCGCGGTGATCTGCTTTGAAAATCTTTCAGCCGGGATGGGAACCGCAGCTTTTGTCGGCTTTATGGCGAGCCAGACCGACCGGCGTTTCACCGCCACGCAATATGCGTTGCTGTCGAGCCTGATGGGGGTGCCGCGGGTGCTGATTGCCGCGCCCAGCGGTTGGATGGCTTCGAGCCTCGGCTGGTGGTGGTTTTTTTTAGGATGCTCGCTGTTGGCGATACCGGGTTTATTGTTGTTGATCCGCTTTCGTAACTGGTTGCGTTGA
- a CDS encoding AI-2E family transporter, with product MKVIIEWLSNWVRCIFPNVQAVSFATLLVVGVLCVVTLGNLLMPVFAAAVIAYLLDSLVRLAVRERIPRTLAVVMVYLFFLALVFFVLIGLLPLLYQQVGELIKQLPAMMSQVQLFVMQLPQHHPSLITAKQVDEIIATLRSELLSYGQSLLTYSWASLLSVITLTVYTILVPLLVFFFLKDKQEILAWFARYLPKGHDVSLQVWHEVDTQIGNYVRGKFLEIAILLVVTYVTFSLMGLNYALLLAVLIGLSVIIPYIGATLVTFPVILVALFQWGAGDEFFYLMLAYTIIQGLDGVVLVPLLFSEVVNLHPAAIMLAILFFGGVGGFWGVFFAIPLATLVQAVLTAWPKFSNKNVCSPDY from the coding sequence ATGAAAGTCATCATCGAGTGGTTAAGCAACTGGGTTAGATGCATTTTCCCGAATGTGCAGGCGGTTTCGTTCGCTACTCTTTTAGTGGTGGGCGTGTTATGCGTTGTCACGCTGGGTAATCTGCTGATGCCGGTGTTTGCCGCGGCAGTCATTGCCTACCTGTTGGACAGTCTGGTGCGTCTCGCTGTGCGGGAGCGCATTCCGCGCACGCTGGCTGTGGTGATGGTCTACCTGTTCTTTCTTGCGCTGGTTTTTTTTGTGCTGATCGGATTGTTGCCGTTGCTGTACCAGCAGGTTGGCGAATTAATCAAGCAACTACCGGCGATGATGAGTCAGGTACAGCTGTTTGTGATGCAGTTGCCGCAGCACCATCCCTCCCTGATTACCGCGAAACAGGTTGACGAGATAATAGCCACGCTACGTTCGGAGCTGTTGAGTTATGGACAATCCCTGCTGACCTATTCATGGGCCTCGCTGTTGAGCGTGATCACGCTGACTGTCTACACCATACTGGTACCTTTGCTGGTGTTTTTCTTTTTGAAGGACAAGCAGGAAATTCTTGCATGGTTTGCACGTTACTTGCCAAAAGGACACGATGTCTCGCTGCAGGTCTGGCATGAAGTGGATACTCAGATTGGCAATTATGTGCGCGGCAAATTCCTGGAGATCGCTATTCTGCTGGTAGTCACTTATGTGACATTTTCATTGATGGGGCTGAACTATGCATTGCTGCTGGCCGTGTTGATTGGTTTGTCGGTAATCATCCCTTATATCGGGGCAACCCTGGTGACGTTTCCGGTAATACTGGTCGCGCTGTTTCAATGGGGGGCGGGCGACGAATTTTTTTATCTGATGCTGGCCTATACCATTATCCAGGGACTGGATGGGGTCGTGCTGGTTCCGCTGTTGTTTTCCGAGGTTGTTAATCTGCATCCGGCCGCCATCATGTTAGCCATACTTTTTTTTGGCGGTGTCGGCGGGTTTTGGGGGGTGTTTTTTGCCATACCGCTGGCAACGCTGGTACAGGCGGTATTGACGGCATGGCCGAAATTTTCCAATAAGAACGTCTGTTCGCCTGATTACTAA
- a CDS encoding GGDEF domain-containing protein: MRYQESIEESVAFVRQVMPLMARHSAPMNPISFAVWYEYVSGVNPRLKEAIDTALKDKIVLDAAATELLYRRFVADLDADSANRLALDFHRIMADAVQSAAYTGTQADSYGSSLQQFSKELDADAAVPATLDAIDRVLIETLQMQTSMVALGKRLEDSHKEIESLRAEVVRVRQDAMVDGLTGLANRRSFDLDMDNWLGQFVPGVPGPSVLMIDIDYFKKVNDTYGHLFGDKVIRTVAEVLKRNVKGQDIAARYGGEEFAVLLPKTQLEGARALAENIRVAVAGCRIRRHDNEELVGHITVSLGVACYLKGESAQNFIGRADKALYASKTQGRNRVTAHGIDPMP; this comes from the coding sequence ATGCGGTATCAGGAAAGCATCGAAGAGAGCGTGGCGTTTGTCAGGCAGGTAATGCCGTTGATGGCCAGGCACTCCGCGCCCATGAATCCGATCAGCTTTGCGGTCTGGTACGAGTATGTCTCCGGAGTAAACCCCCGGCTCAAGGAGGCAATCGATACCGCCTTAAAAGACAAGATCGTTTTGGATGCTGCAGCAACTGAATTGCTTTATCGCCGTTTTGTCGCCGATCTGGACGCGGATTCAGCCAATCGTCTGGCGCTGGATTTTCACCGCATCATGGCCGATGCCGTACAATCCGCTGCTTACACCGGGACGCAGGCAGACAGTTACGGTTCTTCCCTGCAACAGTTCAGCAAGGAGCTGGATGCCGACGCAGCGGTGCCGGCGACGCTGGATGCGATCGATCGCGTTTTGATCGAAACGCTGCAGATGCAGACTTCGATGGTTGCACTAGGCAAGCGCCTGGAAGACAGCCATAAGGAAATTGAAAGTCTGCGCGCCGAGGTGGTGCGTGTACGCCAGGACGCCATGGTGGATGGTTTGACAGGTCTCGCCAACCGGCGCAGTTTCGATCTCGATATGGATAACTGGCTGGGACAGTTTGTCCCCGGCGTTCCCGGCCCCAGCGTGTTAATGATCGATATTGACTATTTCAAGAAGGTAAACGACACCTATGGTCATCTTTTCGGCGACAAGGTGATACGCACTGTTGCAGAAGTGCTGAAGCGCAATGTCAAGGGCCAGGATATTGCCGCGCGTTACGGCGGGGAGGAGTTTGCCGTTCTATTACCTAAAACGCAATTGGAGGGCGCGCGCGCCTTGGCGGAAAACATCCGTGTAGCTGTTGCCGGGTGCCGTATCCGTCGTCACGATAATGAGGAGTTGGTGGGCCACATTACCGTTTCGCTGGGGGTGGCCTGCTATTTGAAGGGCGAATCGGCGCAAAACTTTATTGGCAGAGCCGATAAAGCTTTATATGCATCAAAAACCCAGGGGCGTAACCGTGTAACGGCCCACGGCATAGACCCGATGCCCTGA
- a CDS encoding VWA domain-containing protein, translating to MRRFLVQEWQRTGWRFKCLAAANLMLLPALFGLSVPLPQPVFRYNWVIDITQSMNVQDYHDPAMPADRLHFVTASLRRALPRLACGSEAGLSLFAGQQVLPLFEPIEVCEHRALLDQVLERLDSRMAWTADSDIAVGLAASMRQSSGLQPAVVPVFFSDGQQFPPGAALPNFPETAKGGSGLIVGVGGSVAVPVPRLDRDNRLIGYWEQAELEKFLPPGADRTDSASGFYLSRLDERHLLELAALTGYSYHRLQTPDALPDVLQSRDFGRVVWVSGDRPELWIIIALCLIFATLAAPA from the coding sequence ATGAGACGCTTTCTGGTGCAGGAGTGGCAGCGTACAGGCTGGCGTTTCAAGTGCCTTGCCGCCGCCAATCTCATGCTGTTGCCGGCTTTGTTCGGGCTTTCCGTGCCGCTTCCGCAGCCGGTTTTCCGCTATAACTGGGTCATCGATATCACCCAGAGCATGAACGTGCAGGACTATCACGATCCGGCGATGCCGGCCGACCGCCTGCATTTTGTCACAGCCTCATTGCGACGGGCGTTGCCGAGGCTGGCCTGCGGCTCGGAAGCCGGCTTGAGTCTGTTTGCAGGCCAGCAGGTGTTGCCGCTCTTCGAGCCGATAGAGGTTTGCGAGCATCGCGCCTTGCTGGATCAGGTGCTGGAGCGTCTGGATAGTCGTATGGCATGGACGGCGGATAGCGATATTGCGGTCGGATTGGCGGCGTCGATGCGCCAAAGTTCAGGGCTGCAGCCAGCTGTCGTGCCGGTATTTTTTAGCGATGGGCAGCAGTTTCCTCCGGGTGCGGCGCTGCCGAACTTTCCGGAAACGGCGAAGGGGGGCAGCGGTTTGATTGTCGGCGTCGGCGGCAGCGTGGCGGTTCCGGTGCCGCGCCTGGATAGGGACAACCGCTTGATCGGCTATTGGGAACAGGCCGAACTCGAAAAGTTTCTGCCGCCCGGCGCAGACCGGACCGACTCAGCATCCGGTTTTTACCTGTCCCGGCTGGACGAGCGCCATTTGTTGGAGTTGGCTGCGTTGACCGGATATTCGTATCATCGCCTGCAGACGCCGGATGCATTGCCGGATGTATTGCAGTCGCGGGATTTTGGCCGCGTTGTCTGGGTTTCCGGAGACAGGCCGGAGCTATGGATAATAATAGCGTTGTGCCTTATTTTCGCAACGTTGGCGGCTCCGGCCTAG
- a CDS encoding exodeoxyribonuclease III has product MLRIISINLNGIRSAVNKGFLDWLAEQDADFICMQELKAQAGDMSAEMLNPAGYYGYFHYAEKKGYSGVGVYARRQPDQIIEGLGIADIDAEGRYIELRYDGFSVVSVYLPSGSSGEHRQATKYSFMERFFPHLNALHQGGREVVLCGDWNIAHKEVDLKNWKSNQKNSGFLPEERAWLSRVFDEQGWVDVFRRLYPEAGGEGYTWWSNRGQAWAKNVGWRIDYQIATDKLAAAARTAVVYKEQRFSDHAPLTVDYDVSL; this is encoded by the coding sequence ATGTTGCGTATTATTTCAATCAATCTCAATGGTATCCGTTCCGCCGTCAATAAAGGCTTTCTCGACTGGCTTGCCGAACAGGATGCCGACTTTATCTGCATGCAGGAACTCAAGGCGCAGGCCGGCGATATGAGCGCAGAAATGCTGAATCCCGCCGGCTACTACGGCTATTTTCACTATGCCGAAAAAAAAGGCTACAGCGGCGTCGGCGTCTATGCGCGCCGTCAGCCCGACCAGATTATCGAAGGTCTGGGCATTGCCGATATCGACGCGGAAGGGCGTTATATCGAATTGCGCTACGATGGTTTTTCCGTGGTTTCGGTCTATTTGCCGTCCGGTTCCAGCGGTGAACATCGGCAAGCCACAAAATACAGTTTCATGGAGCGTTTTTTTCCTCATCTCAACGCATTGCATCAAGGCGGTCGCGAGGTGGTGTTGTGCGGCGACTGGAATATCGCGCATAAGGAAGTCGACCTTAAAAACTGGAAGTCCAATCAGAAAAACTCCGGCTTTCTGCCGGAGGAACGTGCGTGGTTAAGCCGCGTCTTCGATGAACAGGGCTGGGTGGATGTTTTTCGCAGGCTGTACCCGGAAGCCGGCGGCGAAGGCTATACCTGGTGGAGCAACCGCGGGCAGGCCTGGGCAAAAAATGTCGGATGGCGCATCGACTACCAGATTGCAACCGATAAACTGGCCGCAGCCGCACGTACTGCGGTTGTCTACAAGGAACAGCGTTTTAGCGACCATGCGCCGTTGACGGTAGATTATGACGTCAGCCTCTGA
- a CDS encoding vWA domain-containing protein codes for MPVYLHHPWFLLLLPLAALPYLRKRQGALRFPGMDFFPADPFSEQLARLRRASAALGIGLLGIALTAPESVSQQWIARVGQGAHVVLLVDRSSSMNENFSGSYLGGAAKESKSALTAQLLSDFVAQRPDDAFALVIFSAAPVFVLPLTQDQVALQAALKSLASRGHGITNIATGLEMALDHFRHNTGDESRMIVLVSDGAARMDAEARDLIRQRFQDTQVALYWIYMRSPRSGSLAKAPANANETSSPEYFLHQFFQSMGTPYQAFEAENLEAVQQAIATVGQRNHRPVHYKIRAPGHDLTRWFLAPAWCFLFVYTAFAALEFRR; via the coding sequence GTGCCCGTTTATCTGCATCACCCCTGGTTTCTGCTGTTGCTGCCGTTGGCCGCGCTGCCTTATCTGCGCAAGAGACAGGGTGCGCTCAGGTTTCCAGGAATGGATTTTTTTCCGGCAGACCCGTTTTCGGAGCAACTGGCGCGTTTACGGCGCGCTTCCGCAGCATTGGGCATCGGCTTGCTAGGCATTGCGCTGACAGCTCCCGAATCAGTCAGTCAGCAATGGATAGCGCGCGTGGGGCAGGGCGCGCATGTGGTGTTGCTGGTGGATCGCAGCAGCAGCATGAACGAGAATTTTTCCGGGAGCTATCTGGGCGGCGCGGCCAAGGAAAGCAAGAGCGCATTAACCGCGCAATTGCTGTCCGACTTTGTCGCGCAACGTCCCGATGATGCGTTTGCACTGGTGATATTCAGCGCCGCGCCGGTTTTTGTGCTGCCGTTGACCCAGGATCAGGTTGCGCTGCAGGCTGCGCTGAAAAGCCTGGCTTCCCGAGGTCATGGCATTACCAACATCGCGACCGGTCTGGAAATGGCGCTGGATCATTTCAGGCATAATACGGGTGATGAGTCGCGCATGATAGTCCTGGTTTCGGATGGCGCCGCGCGTATGGATGCCGAGGCGCGCGACTTGATACGGCAGCGCTTTCAGGACACGCAAGTAGCGCTTTACTGGATTTACATGCGCAGCCCGAGAAGCGGATCGCTTGCAAAGGCCCCGGCGAATGCCAATGAAACCAGTAGCCCGGAGTATTTTTTACACCAGTTTTTTCAATCCATGGGTACGCCTTACCAGGCGTTCGAGGCGGAGAATCTGGAAGCGGTGCAACAGGCAATAGCCACGGTTGGGCAGCGTAACCATCGACCGGTGCACTATAAGATCCGTGCTCCGGGGCACGATTTGACGCGCTGGTTTCTGGCGCCGGCCTGGTGTTTTTTATTTGTATACACCGCTTTCGCCGCGCTGGAGTTCAGGCGGTGA
- a CDS encoding c-type cytochrome: MACNSPTRKKTGIRRAHHQVTALLCVAGFLASCAPPTAQQKNSSAPLASGYRPDIRHGAKIYTAYCSACHDKGTNGAPQLDDAEEWDERADAWPADIDRHVKSGFLSMPARGGRSELSDADISDTIYYILSQVEANDD; this comes from the coding sequence ATGGCATGTAATTCGCCGACGCGAAAAAAAACCGGAATACGGCGGGCGCATCATCAGGTAACTGCGCTGTTATGCGTTGCAGGGTTTCTGGCGTCTTGCGCACCGCCGACTGCGCAACAAAAAAACTCAAGCGCGCCATTAGCTTCCGGATATCGGCCTGATATTCGCCACGGCGCGAAAATTTATACGGCTTATTGCAGCGCGTGCCACGACAAGGGAACAAACGGCGCGCCGCAATTGGATGATGCCGAAGAATGGGATGAACGCGCCGATGCTTGGCCTGCCGATATAGACAGACACGTCAAATCCGGTTTTCTGTCGATGCCGGCTCGAGGCGGCCGTTCCGAATTGAGCGACGCCGACATTTCCGATACCATTTACTATATTCTGAGTCAGGTTGAGGCTAATGATGATTAG
- a CDS encoding MxaK protein, producing MRFCKFAGWRGLALLITVALSVESFWLWRLTHINHRVHDASSEVSANDDPYLRFAKSWRMARDGEGYAAIREYALLSSSDDALLRERVNYNIGTLYLEQADALWQSSGLLEFERVTALLTLAKQYLIETLRMNPQNTDARFNLEYAGRITPPPREAAAPKWQGTKSSVFSTLPGLPGGGP from the coding sequence ATGCGTTTCTGCAAATTTGCCGGTTGGCGAGGTCTTGCGCTATTGATAACGGTAGCGCTGTCCGTGGAGAGCTTTTGGCTTTGGCGCCTTACGCATATCAATCATAGGGTACACGACGCATCGTCGGAGGTTTCCGCCAATGACGATCCGTACCTGCGTTTTGCGAAGTCCTGGCGCATGGCGCGCGATGGAGAGGGTTACGCGGCGATCCGCGAATATGCATTGCTGTCGTCGTCCGATGATGCCCTGTTGCGTGAGCGGGTGAACTACAACATCGGCACCCTGTATCTGGAGCAAGCCGACGCATTGTGGCAAAGTTCGGGCTTGTTGGAGTTCGAACGCGTTACTGCCTTGCTGACGCTGGCAAAGCAGTACCTGATTGAGACACTACGCATGAACCCGCAAAATACCGATGCGCGTTTTAACCTCGAATATGCCGGGCGTATTACGCCACCGCCCAGGGAAGCGGCTGCTCCGAAGTGGCAGGGTACCAAATCGAGCGTGTTTTCCACGCTGCCGGGGTTGCCGGGCGGTGGGCCATGA
- the ppc gene encoding phosphoenolpyruvate carboxylase: protein MSTLPHEKALRHQVRVLSVLLSRVLKNQLEPDVYSAIESLRNGFVRLRRQNDPVLRQQLIRSISRLEPEKLAQVVRASHIYFNLVNSAEEVWQLGLRRREAERGGHLWQGSFHDTLKGLHEQGVTREELQYLLDNLCYHPVLTAHPTEAKRRSIKEALRRIFVSLEQLDDVRIQGVYRDEIIARLQLQIQLLWKTDEVRAQRLDVRDEISNGLYYFPVSLFGAVIQVYRYLEATVTEIYGCDRTEDNAALFRIPSFIRFGSWIGGDRDGNPFVKPETTALAVRMQARTVAVEYMGRLERLRDQLTFSTGMCEPSEAFWSSLHRDEALAVAVFGHRIGLYKMEPYRRKLAIMRYRMKAHLAKVEAGIEGGWAGNEDHAYADAGSFLTDLRVVYDSLCAHDDQAIAHTDLLDLIRLVETFGFHLMPLDIRQESSHHCAAVAEIIRTALDIDYAAQDEPGKLALLSEAIVNISALTYRQDQLSAATQETLRVFEVMTQMRRELGADCFGRYVISMTHSASNVMEVLFLAALSGLIGQLAGRRFCHIGVTPLFETIQDLEQVEPVLVSLLDLPIYRDLLAVSPGVQEVMLGYSDSCKDGGILASVWSLYEAQKKIIAITSSRGLRCRLFHGRGGTVGRGGGPTHEAILAQPPGTVQGQIKFTEQGETVFYKYNNMETAVYELTMGATGLMKASLNLIRPVESERRDYLGIMDEIARIGELRFRRLTEQESGFLDYFYEATPLAEIGLLNIGSRPSHRKKQDRSKASVRAIAWVFAWAQSRQTLPAWFGIGTALETWRGKDPARLAKLQSMYRDWPFFRTLLSKTQMALAKSDMDIAKGYAGLCHDDEVATRIYGLIDAEYRSTVQQILNVANTKSLLDDAPQLAWSLQSRNPYLDPLNYVQISLLHRLRALPEEESHSSRWMNSLLRTINAIAAGMRNTG from the coding sequence ATGTCAACTCTTCCTCACGAAAAGGCATTGCGGCATCAGGTGCGCGTACTAAGCGTGTTGTTGTCGCGCGTGCTGAAAAACCAGCTTGAACCCGATGTTTATAGCGCTATAGAAAGCCTGCGCAATGGTTTTGTACGGTTGCGGCGCCAGAACGATCCGGTATTGCGCCAGCAGCTTATCCGCTCTATTTCGCGCCTGGAGCCGGAGAAGCTCGCCCAGGTGGTGCGCGCCTCTCATATTTATTTCAATCTGGTAAACAGCGCCGAGGAAGTATGGCAGTTGGGCTTGCGACGGCGCGAGGCCGAACGCGGCGGCCATCTCTGGCAAGGTTCTTTTCACGACACCTTGAAAGGTTTGCACGAACAGGGCGTCACGCGCGAAGAGCTGCAGTATTTGCTCGATAACCTATGCTATCACCCAGTGTTGACCGCGCATCCGACCGAGGCGAAACGGCGCAGTATCAAGGAGGCCTTGCGTCGTATCTTCGTCAGCCTGGAACAGCTCGACGACGTGCGCATACAGGGCGTATATCGTGATGAAATCATCGCCCGCCTGCAACTGCAGATCCAGTTATTGTGGAAAACCGATGAAGTGCGCGCGCAACGTTTGGATGTACGCGATGAAATCAGTAATGGTCTGTATTATTTTCCTGTCTCGTTGTTTGGCGCCGTTATCCAGGTTTACCGCTATCTGGAGGCCACAGTCACCGAGATATATGGCTGCGATCGGACTGAAGACAACGCAGCGCTTTTCCGAATTCCCAGTTTTATCCGTTTTGGTTCATGGATAGGCGGAGATCGCGACGGCAATCCGTTTGTCAAACCGGAAACAACGGCGCTGGCGGTGCGCATGCAGGCGCGTACGGTGGCGGTGGAGTATATGGGGCGATTGGAGCGCTTGCGCGATCAACTGACTTTTTCCACCGGCATGTGCGAGCCTTCCGAGGCGTTCTGGTCGTCGCTGCATCGCGACGAAGCTTTGGCGGTGGCGGTTTTCGGGCACCGGATCGGTTTGTATAAGATGGAGCCTTATCGCCGCAAGCTCGCGATAATGCGATACCGGATGAAAGCGCATTTGGCCAAGGTAGAGGCCGGTATCGAAGGCGGTTGGGCAGGTAACGAGGATCATGCCTATGCGGATGCCGGTTCATTTTTGACGGATTTGCGTGTTGTTTACGATTCGCTCTGCGCACATGACGATCAGGCGATTGCTCACACCGATTTGCTGGATTTAATCCGTCTGGTGGAAACCTTCGGCTTCCATCTGATGCCGCTGGATATCCGCCAGGAGTCGTCGCATCACTGCGCCGCCGTTGCGGAAATTATTCGGACTGCGCTTGATATCGATTACGCTGCGCAGGACGAGCCGGGCAAACTGGCCTTGCTCAGCGAAGCCATCGTCAATATCTCCGCGCTGACGTATCGGCAGGATCAGCTCAGTGCGGCAACTCAGGAAACCTTGCGCGTTTTCGAAGTAATGACGCAAATGCGGCGCGAATTGGGCGCAGACTGTTTCGGGCGTTATGTCATTTCCATGACGCATAGCGCCAGTAACGTGATGGAAGTGCTGTTTCTGGCCGCATTGTCCGGACTGATCGGACAATTGGCGGGGCGGCGTTTCTGCCATATCGGCGTCACGCCTTTGTTTGAAACCATACAGGATCTGGAGCAAGTCGAACCGGTGCTGGTTTCCTTGCTGGATTTGCCGATCTATCGCGATTTGCTTGCCGTTTCGCCCGGTGTGCAGGAAGTAATGCTGGGTTATTCCGACTCCTGCAAGGATGGCGGTATTCTGGCCAGTGTTTGGAGCTTGTACGAAGCGCAGAAAAAAATTATAGCGATTACCAGTTCAAGAGGGCTGCGTTGCCGCTTGTTCCATGGACGCGGCGGAACCGTGGGCCGAGGCGGCGGGCCGACGCATGAGGCGATATTGGCGCAGCCGCCCGGTACCGTACAGGGGCAAATCAAGTTCACCGAGCAGGGCGAGACCGTTTTTTATAAATACAACAACATGGAAACTGCTGTCTATGAGTTGACCATGGGTGCGACCGGGCTGATGAAGGCCAGTCTGAATCTGATTCGACCGGTGGAGAGCGAGCGCCGCGATTATCTCGGCATCATGGATGAAATCGCGCGTATCGGCGAGTTGCGTTTCCGGCGATTGACCGAACAGGAATCCGGTTTCCTGGATTATTTTTACGAAGCGACGCCGCTGGCGGAAATCGGATTATTGAATATCGGATCAAGACCGTCCCATCGCAAAAAACAGGATCGCTCCAAGGCGTCTGTGCGTGCGATTGCCTGGGTGTTCGCCTGGGCGCAATCGCGTCAGACCTTGCCGGCCTGGTTCGGTATCGGCACGGCTCTTGAAACATGGCGAGGCAAGGACCCTGCGCGTCTGGCCAAGCTGCAATCCATGTATCGGGATTGGCCGTTCTTCCGTACTCTGCTGAGTAAAACACAGATGGCGCTGGCCAAGTCCGACATGGACATCGCCAAAGGCTATGCGGGGCTTTGTCACGATGATGAGGTCGCGACTCGTATCTACGGGCTTATCGATGCTGAGTATCGCAGCACCGTGCAACAGATATTGAATGTAGCGAACACCAAGTCTCTGCTTGACGATGCCCCGCAGCTGGCGTGGTCGCTGCAGAGCCGAAATCCTTATCTTGACCCACTCAATTATGTGCAGATTTCCCTGTTGCACCGGCTGCGCGCATTGCCGGAAGAGGAAAGCCATTCCAGCCGCTGGATGAACAGCCTGCTCAGAACCATCAATGCCATTGCAGCCGGCATGCGCAATACCGGTTAA